A window of the Dermacentor variabilis isolate Ectoservices unplaced genomic scaffold, ASM5094787v1 scaffold_12, whole genome shotgun sequence genome harbors these coding sequences:
- the Cdc6 gene encoding cell division cycle 6 → MPSTQSVLQLPVRKSVRCAAKAKQSSKSPINSNKALLDENSARQIHRVSKRLFSGDVSTPSSDSNGSHHSPTSQSPKKAKEISSHENIISLCLSTPDTSLYQKAKQNLTSQSSVRVVGRQREMEAMKDFLHSNLRAGSSGSLYVSGAPGTGKTACLSQILESSKDLFKFQYVFVNCMTLQSSSAIYQKIIAGLGLSPTCSNHLETIRRRLTTKGHPMIVVMDEIDQLDSKNQTVLYSLFELPQLKNSRAIIFGIANALDLTDRVLPHLQAYGCRPTLLHFAPYSRDEIVAILTDRLSECHAVIQPQAIQFCARKIAACTGDVRKALDICRRAVEVVERSTKTQQVLVPRPEHGYNLGSPKKASLKVVNMAHISSVLADVFGSSAMGSKDLNATLPLQQKLLLCTLVALLKVKKLRHVPLGKLQEAYMRICQRHQCSTDQSDFQSLSTLLESRGLITVKRHKELRLSKVSLRVDEKEVEYVLQDKALLAACLNDSAML, encoded by the exons ATGCCTTCCACCCAGTCCGTTCTTCAGCTTCCCGTGCGAAAATCCGTACGCTGTGCTGCGAAGGCTAAACAAAGCAGTAAATCGCCCATCAACTCTAATAAAGCCCTTCTCGACGAGAACAGTGCGCGCCAAATTCACCGAGTTAGCAAGAGGCTCTTCTCCGGTGATGTATCTACTCCTTCGTCCGATAGTAACG GGTCACATCATTCCCCTACATCGCAATCGCCGAAGAAAGCCAAGGAGATATCCagccatgaaaatataatttccCTCTGTCTTTCCACGCCCGACA CGTCGTTGTACCAGAAGGCAAAGCAGAATTTAACGTCACAGTCAAGCGTCCGCGTTGTCGGTCGTCAAAGGGAGATGGAGGCAATGAAAGACTTCCTGCACTCTAATTTGCGTGCCGGCTCCTCCGGTAGTCTGTATGTTTCTGGCGCACCCGGCACCGGCAAAACTGCTTGTCTGTCACAAATACTCGAGTCATCCAAG GATCTCTTCAAATTCCAGTATGTGTTTGTCAACTGCATGACACTACAAAGCAGCTCTGCTATTTACCAGAAAATTATTGCTGGTCTTGGCTTGTCGCCTACATGTAGCAATCACCTTGAGACGATACGTAGAAGACTCACTACCAAGGGCCATCCTAT GATAGTTGTGATGGATGAAATTGACCAACTCGACAGCAAGAACCAAACAGTGCTGTACTCACTTTTCGAGCTTCCTCAATTGAAGAATTCTCGTGCCATAATTTTTG GAATTGCCAATGCCTTGGATCTCACAGATCGTGTCCTGCCACACCTGCAAGCCTATGGCTGTCGACCAACATTGCTCCATTTTGCACCCTATTCTAGAGATGAAATAGTAGCCATACTCACGGATCGGCTTAGTGAG TGTCATGCAGTAATCCAGCCTCAAGCCATTCAGTTCTGTGCACGAAaaattgctgcttgcacaggagatgtcCGGAAGGCACTGGATATATGCAG GCGAGCTGTTGAAGTTGTAGAACGTTCCACCAAGACTCAGCAGGTGCTAGTTCCACGGCCTGAGCATG GTTATAATCTGGGCTCTCCCAAGAAGGCATCCCTCAAGGTTGTCAACATGGCCCACATCTCTTCTGTATTGGCAGATGTGTTTGGATCCTCAGCAATGGGCAGCAAGGATCTTAATGCCACCTTGCCATTgcagcagaagctattgctatgCACATTGGTGGCACTGCTTAAAGTCAAGAAGTTGCGACACGTGCCTCTTGGAAAG CTTCAAGAAGCTTACATGCGCATCTGCCAGAGGCACCAATGCTCCACCGACCAGTCGGACTTCCAATCCCTCAGCACCCTGCTAGAGTCTAGGGGCCTAATCACTGTCAAAAGGCACAAGGAGCTCCGACTGAGTAAG